From a single Lolium rigidum isolate FL_2022 chromosome 7, APGP_CSIRO_Lrig_0.1, whole genome shotgun sequence genomic region:
- the LOC124677288 gene encoding uncharacterized protein LOC124677288: protein MGLITGSFKFLMGMGCGVYVAQNYNVPNVKKLFNTYVFLAKHLEETYRKPKKDDDGHTP from the coding sequence ATGGGTTTAATCACTGGCAGCTTCAAATTTTTAATGGGAATGGGATGCGGTGTCTATGTAGCTCAGAACTACAACGTTCCAAATGTGAAGAAGCTGTTCAACACGTATGTTTTCCTGGCAAAGCACCTTGAGGAAACATACCGTAAGCCAAAGAAGGATGACGATGGTCACACCCCCTAG